Proteins encoded within one genomic window of Triticum aestivum cultivar Chinese Spring chromosome 2D, IWGSC CS RefSeq v2.1, whole genome shotgun sequence:
- the LOC123048159 gene encoding uncharacterized protein translates to MAGAADAGVCGVCFNHCKYESKGSGFSMLAWEEFKNAGVVPCNERARFNNATREKVTFVANQRAYTVKCYKGRRKSAMYGRGWRKFYEDNNLGKGQMVVFYLDEPSPTASILWFQVGNGSEDEQPMEEGDPIEDSDFR, encoded by the exons ATGGCCGGCGCTGCTGATGCA GGGGTTTGTGGAGTTTGTTTCAACCATTGCAAGTATGAGAGCAAGGGAAGCGGTTTCAGCATGCTTGCATGGGAGGAGTTCAAGAATGCAGGG GTTGTGCCTTGCAATGAAAGGGCCCGTTTCAACAATGCGACAAGAGAGAAGGTGACGTTTGTGGCAAACCAACGGGCATACACTGTAAAGTGTTACAAGGGTCGCAGAAAGAGCGCTATGTATGGGAGAGGTTGGAGGAAGTTCTATGAAGACAACAATCTGGGCAAGGGTCAGATGGTGGTGTTCTACCTGGATGAACCTTCGCCTACGGCATCTATTTTGTGGTTCCAGGTGGGCAACGGCTCTGAAGATGAACAGCCTATGGAAGAGGGTGATCCCATTGAAGATTCAGATTTCAGGTAA